A single region of the Pan troglodytes isolate AG18354 chromosome 18, NHGRI_mPanTro3-v2.0_pri, whole genome shotgun sequence genome encodes:
- the PGAP6 gene encoding post-GPI attachment to proteins factor 6 isoform X3 yields the protein MGRAGTGTGGEAVAAVVAGPLLLLLLLARPPPASAGYSGKSEVGLVSEHFSQAPQRLSFYSWYGSARLFRFRVPPDAVLLRWLLQVSRESGAACTDAEITVHFRSGAPPVINPLGTSFPDDTAVQPSFQVGVPLSAAPRSNASVNVSHPAPGDWFVAAHLPPSSQKIELKGLAPTCAYVFQPELLVTRVVEISIMEPDVPLPQTLLSHPSYLKVFVPDYTRELLLELRDCVSNGSLGCPVRLTVGPVTLPSNFQKVLTCTGAPWPCRLLLPSPPWDRWLQVTAESLVGPLGTVAFSAVAALTACRPRSVTVQPLLQSSQNQSFNASSGLLSPSPDHQDLGRSGRVDRSPFCLTNYPVMREDTDVVSVHFQPLDRVSVRVCSDTPSVMRLRLNTGMDSGGSLTISLRANKTEMRNETVIVACVNAASPFLGFNISLNCTTAFFQGYPLSLSAWSRRANLIIPYPETDNWYLSLQLMCPENAEDCEQAVVHVETTLYLVPCLNDCGPYGQCLLLRRHSYLYASCSCKAGWRGWSCTDNSTAQTVAQQRAATLLLTLSNLMFLAPIAVSVRRFFLVEASVYAYTMFFSTFYHACDQPGEAVLCILSYDTLQYCDFLGSGVAIWVTILCMARLKTVLKYAYRCGHRRQCYPTSWQRWAFYLLPGVSMASVGIAIYTSMMTSDNYYYTHSIWHILLAGSAALLLPPPDQPAEPWACSQKFPCHYQICKNDREELYAVT from the exons ATGGGCCGGGCTGGCACCGGGACCGGGGGCGAGGCGGTGGCCGCGGTGGTGGCGgggccgctgctgctgctgctgctgcttgccCGGCCCCCGCCTGCCTCCGCCGGCTACAGCGGGAAGAGCG AGGTGGGGCTGGTGTCCGAGCACTTCTCGCAGGCCCCACAGAGGCTGTCCTTCTACAGCTGGTACGGCAGTGCCAGGCTCTTCCGCTTCCGCGTGCCCCCAGATGCTGTGCTTCTACGCTGGCTCCTGCAGGTCTCCCGGGAGAGCGGCGCTGCCTGCACCGACGCGGAGATCACCGT GCACTTCCGTTCCGGCGCCCCTCCGGTCATCAACCCGCTGGGCACCAGCTTCCCGGACGACACCGCGGTGCAGCCCTCCTTCCAGGTCGGGGTGCCGCTGAGCGCCGCACCGCGGAGCAATGCCTCCGTCAACGTTTCCCACCCGGCCCCCGGGGACTGGTTCGTGGCCGCCCACCTGCCCCCCTCATCCCAGAAGATCGAGTTGAAG GGCTTGGCTCCCACATGTGCCTACGTCTTCCAGCCTGAACTGCTGGTCACGCGGGTGGTCGAGATTTCCATCATGGAGCCGGACGTGCCCCTTCCTCAGACCCTCCTCTCCCATCCCAGCTACCTCAA GGTCTTTGTCCCCGATTACACGCGGGAGCTTCTGCTGGAGCTGCGGGACTGCGTGTCCAATGGGAGCCTGGGCTGCCCCGTGCGTCTCACCGTGGGCCCGGTCACCCTGCCTAGCAACTTCCAGAAGGTGCTCACCTGCACCGGTGCCCCCTGGCCCTGCCGCCTGCTGCTGCCCTCACCGCCCTGGGACCGGTGGCTGCAAGTGACAGCTGAGAGCCTGGTGGGGCCCCTCGGGACAGTGGCTTTCAGTGCTGTAGCTGCCCTCACAG CTTGCAGGCCACGGAGTGTGACCGTCCAGCCCCTTCTGCAGAGCAGCCAAAACCAGAGCTTCAACGCCTCCTCTGGTCTGCTGTCCCCGAGCCCCGACCACCAGGACCTGGGCAGGAGTGGCAGGGTGGACCGCAGCCCCTTCTGCCTCACAAACTACCCAGTCATGCGGGAGGACACGGACGTGGTGTCGGTGCACTTCCAGCCCCTGGACAGGGTCTCGGTGAGGGTGTGTTCGGACACACCCTCCGTGATGCGGCTGCGCCTGAACACCGGCATGGACAGTGGGGGTTCCCTCACCATCTCCCTGCGGGCCAACAAG ACAGAGATGCGGAACGAGACCGTCATAGTGGCCTGCGTGAATGCTGCCTCGCCCTTCCTTGGCTTCAACATTTCGCTCAACTGCACCACAG CCTTCTTCCAGGGCTACCCCTTGTCTCTGAGCGCCTGGTCTCGCAGGGCCAACCTCATCATCCCCTACCCAGAGACAGACAACTGGTACCTCTCCCTGCAGCTCATGTGCCCTGAGAATGCTGA GGACTGTGAGCAGGCTGTGGTCCACGTGGAGACCACCTTGTACCTGGTGCCCTGTTTGAACGATTGTGGACCCTATGGCCAGTGCCTCCTGCTCCGCAGACACAGCTACCTGTATGCCAGCTGCAGCTGCAAGGCAG GCTGGCGTGGGTGGAGCTGCACGGACAATAGCACAGCCCAGACGGTGGCCCAGCAGAGGGCGGCCACACTGCTGCTCACGCTCAGCAACCTCATGTTCCTGGCCCCCATCGCCGTCTCAGTGCGGCGATTCTTCCTGGTGGAGGCTTCCGTCTACGCCTACACCATGTTCTTCTCCACG TTCTACCATGCCTGCGACCAGCCTGGGGAGGCGGTGCTGTGCATCCTCAGCTACGACACGCTGCAGTACTGCGACTTCTTGGGCTCCGGGGTGGCCATCTGGGTCACCATCCTGTGCATGGCACGGCTCAAGACAGTCCTGAAATAC GCTTACCGCTGCGGGCACCGGCGCCAGTGCTACCCCACCTCGTGGCAGCGCTGGGCCTTCTACCTCCTGCCCGGCGTCTCCATGGCCTCTGTGGGCATCGCCATCTACACCTCCATGATGACTAGCGACAACTACTACTACACCCACAGCATCTGGCACATCCTGCTGGCCGGGAGCGCAGCCTTGCTGCTGCCGCCACCTGACCAGCCCGCCGAGCCCTGGGCCTGCTCGCAGAAATTCCCCTGCCACTATCAGATCTGCAAGAATGATCGGGAGGAACTGTACGCAGTGACGTGA